A portion of the Dethiosulfovibrio peptidovorans DSM 11002 genome contains these proteins:
- a CDS encoding DUF362 domain-containing protein, translated as AVKLHFGERGCDGFIRPIFVRKAVDWAKEKGAKPFLTDTNTLYTGSRKNSVDHLLTAIEHGFGFEVTGAPLVIADGLRSGNFQEIPVRGEVFSSVKIASDIRSSDSMVVLSHFKGHVMAGFGGAVKNLAMGCAPAEGKKEQHSARMSVDDEKCVGCGRCFRNCPVKAISMTGGKAVIDKDVCIGCGECLTVCPASAISLDWRTDVVQFHRRMAEYALGAVADKETKTVFLNFIMDVTPQCDCVPWSDASVVPDIGLAASTDPVALDKACLDMVISRPGPIPSRICTIR; from the coding sequence GGCGGTAAAGCTTCATTTCGGCGAGAGGGGATGCGATGGTTTCATACGCCCTATCTTCGTGAGAAAAGCGGTGGACTGGGCCAAGGAAAAGGGGGCTAAGCCCTTTCTTACAGACACGAACACTCTCTACACCGGCAGCAGGAAGAACTCGGTGGACCACCTCCTGACCGCTATAGAGCACGGCTTCGGTTTCGAGGTAACAGGGGCTCCCCTGGTAATAGCCGACGGACTCAGGAGCGGGAACTTTCAGGAGATCCCCGTGAGGGGAGAGGTTTTTTCCTCGGTCAAGATAGCCTCGGACATTCGTTCTTCCGACTCGATGGTAGTACTGTCCCATTTCAAGGGGCACGTCATGGCTGGTTTCGGAGGTGCGGTGAAAAATCTAGCCATGGGATGTGCTCCCGCCGAGGGTAAGAAGGAGCAGCATTCGGCCAGGATGTCGGTGGACGACGAAAAATGCGTGGGATGCGGCCGTTGTTTCAGAAACTGCCCGGTCAAGGCCATCTCCATGACGGGAGGAAAGGCCGTTATAGATAAGGATGTCTGTATCGGCTGCGGCGAATGTCTCACTGTCTGTCCCGCCTCGGCGATCTCCCTGGACTGGAGGACCGACGTAGTCCAGTTTCACCGGAGGATGGCCGAGTACGCTCTGGGAGCCGTGGCGGACAAGGAAACAAAGACGGTTTTTTTGAACTTCATAATGGACGTGACGCCTCAGTGCGATTGCGTCCCTTGGAGCGACGCCTCGGTGGTGCCCGACATAGGACTTGCTGCCTCGACCGATCCCGTAGCTTTGGACAAGGCCTGTCTCGATATGGTGATCTCCAGGCCGGGACCGATCCCTTCAAGGATCTGTACGATAAGATAG